A region from the Ptychodera flava strain L36383 chromosome 12, AS_Pfla_20210202, whole genome shotgun sequence genome encodes:
- the LOC139145804 gene encoding E3 ubiquitin-protein ligase RNFT2-like — MEANLEPSSSRNIGGIVRGIIPNLPTIDSTLQVLGQSQNVAESENMDAVIIDVPGSNEQDENDNTRGGQQNGAGAPGGPRSSLADLRIAASWAEKTIPFLIVLLLKVIVDHRLGLIVLIGLFGTFIHYNGSLKRQVALKEKRRLSTLILMMAFLPLNIFFIYYVFDEQHLQNCLLFMKPDFDEINLWDLLWIIGITDYIIKFISIAAKCFIAMTPRTLIGFKRRGKYYLLIELTSQLYRLLTPVPIWCAYLRDDTYSHWIIGYSLVFIYILAKVRTVFQKLGEVGKAWKNLFTDVHYGNPPSKEQILAAGSSCPICQEDYAQPVMLHTCKHIFCEECVSIWFDRERTCPMCRAKIAEDPSWKDGATAAYMQLY, encoded by the exons ATGGAGGCCAATTTGGAGCCAAGTTCAAGCAGAAACATTGGTGGAATAGTTCGTGGAATTATACCTAACCTTCCGACGATAGATTCAACGTTACAGGTTTTAGGACAAAGTCAGAATGTTGCAGAGTCAGAAAACATGGACGCTGTTATCATCGACGTACCCGGAAGTAACGAGCAAGACGAAAACGACAATACTAGGGGTGGACAACAGAATGGAGCGGGTGCCCCAGGCGGACCTAGATCAAGCTTAGCAGACTTACGAATTGCCGCGTCATGGGCGGAAAAAACTATTCCGTTTCTGattgttttacttttgaaaGTCATCGTTGATCACAGACTAG GTCTTATTGTTTTAATTGGTTTATTTGGAACATTTATTCACTACAATGGTAGTTTAAAAAGACAAGTTGCTCTGAAG gaaaaaagACGCCTATCCACACTGATTCTAATGATGGCATTTTTacctttaaatatatttttcatttactaTGTGTTTGATGAGCAACATCTTCAAAACTG CTTGCTGTTTATGAAGCCAGATTTTGATGAGATTAACCTGTGGGATCTCCTATGGATCATCGGTATAACAGATTATATTATTAAATTTATCAGTATAGCTGCAAAGTGTTTTATTGCAATGACTCCACGAACACTAATTGGCTTCAAAAGGAGG gGGAAATACTATCTGTTGATTGAATTAACATCACAATTGTACAGATTATTAACACCAGTACCTATATGGTGTGCATACCTACGTGACGATACCTATTCACACTGGATTATAGGATACAGTCTGGTTTTCATCTACATCCTGGCAAAG GTCCgtactgtttttcaaaagcttggaGAAGTTGGAAAAGCATGGAAAAATCTTTTTACTGATGTT CACTATGGAAACCCACCAAGCAAAGAACAGATATTAGCTGCAGGTAGTTCATGTCCCATTTGCCAAGAAGATTATGCCCAGCCAGTCATGTTACATACATGCAAG CACATATTTTGTGAAGAGTGTGTGTCAATATGGTTTGACAGAGAGAGGACATGTCCAATGTGCAGAGCTAAAATTGCAGAGGATCCATCCTGGAAAGATGGCGCCACCGCTGCATACATGCAACTCTACTGA